The nucleotide sequence CCAACCGCAGGTGCTTTGAGTCGGCAATGGCGCGGGCCACGGCCACGGCTTCCTCGACTGAACGGGCACCGGTGCGGCCGCCCGGCGCGCCGAGTTCGACCAGGACATCCAGGACGGCCTGGCCGCTAGCCAGCGTCCTGTTAAGGACCTCGACTGTGCCGGCAGAATCCACCCACGAAAGGATCGGTTCTTCGGCGCTGGTGTGGGCGGCGACCCACTCGATGGCATGCGGATCGGTGAGGGAGTTGGCCAGCTGCAGCCGCCGCACGCCGAATTGGCGCGCGACGCGAAGCTGCGCGAAATTGGCCAGCGTGATGCCCCAGGCGCCCCGGTTAAGCTGTTCGGCCCACAGTTGCGGAGCCATGGTCGTCTTGCCGTGGGGCGCCAGCAACACGCCGTGCTCCCAGCACCACGAGGCGAGTCGATCGGCATTGCCACGGATGGCGCCTGCGTCAAGGGTGAGCAGCGGTGTCTGCAGATCGGCCAGCGTATGGCCGGAAGCGACGAAACCGGTGTGTGTGGTCCCGCTCGCGGTGGCGGGCACGGCCTTATGCCGCCAGTCCAACCGGACCTCTGTCAAGGCTGCCACGGACGCGGCTGAAATGGCCGGAGCCGTTGTGTCTGCGCCGGACGCGGAAGTGTTCACGGGCATTCCCTTCGCGGTGCTGCGCTTTTGAAGCTGCGCTGTGGGCGGGATCTTGGTGATTGCGTATTTTGCAACGCTGGTTGCAAATCTGTTGCTGTTATGTCTAACATGGTGCCGGATCGAGAGTCAAGGCCGCGGTATACCCGCAGAGCCACTCAAACCGCCACGGACCCCTTCCGGACCGTGGCGCCGGAAAGCCGCTGGAAAGCGCACAAGTAGGTACGGGAGTTACATGCTGTCTGCTGTATGTCTTGGCGAGACAATGGCCATGCTGACGCCTGCCCAAGCCGTTCCCCTGCACCAGGCCACCGAGCTGCACTGCGGGATTGGCGGGGCGGAGTCGAATGTGGCTATGGGCCTGGCTGCCATGGGCATGGACACCCACTGGATTGGGCGGGTGGGCCGTGACGGCTTCGGCACCCGCATCCTCCGCGAACTCGAGGATCACGGAGTGGGGGTTTCCGGAGTCGAGGTCGATGACTTCCTGCCCACTGGGCTTTACGTGAAGGTGCCGGCCCAGGACTCCGATCCCCATGGCGGCAGTTCCGTCCTGTACTACCGGCAAGGGAGTGCGGCTTCAGCCATGGGACCTGCCATGCTGGGTAATCCGGCAGTGTCTTCGCTGCTGGATAATGCCGCCCTGATCCACCTGAGCGGCATTACTGCCGCCCTCTCCCCCGAGTGCCTGGAACTGGTCGAGACTGTTCTCACTGAACCCCGGGACGGCGGGCTTATCAGCTTCGACGTGAACTGGCGCGCAGCATTGTGGGCCGGCCGTGACCGTTCGGTCCTGCAGCGTCTGGCGAACCTGGCCGACATCGTGCTGGTTGGTAAAGATGAAGCCGGGAACGCCTTCGGCACCACAGACGAAGCCGAGCTGCGCAGCATGCTGCCGGACCCCGAAGTGCTGGTCATCAAGAACGAGGCGATCAGCGCCATCGCCCTCACGCGCGGAGACTCTGCCGGGGACGGCACCAGGGAAGAGGTGCCCGCACTCTCCGTCGCCGTCGTCGAGCCTGTGGGTGCCGGCGACTCATTCGCCGCCGGCTACCTCAGCGGTATGCTTTTCGGCCTGGGCCAGAAGGCGAGTCTTCGCAGGGGTCACGTCGCGGCGGCGTGTACGCTCACTGTGCACGGGGACCGCGGTCCCCTGCCCGACGCGGCCCAGCTCTCGTCCATCCTGAATTCTGCAGATGAGGACTGGACTGCCATCCATGTTGAAGACGGACAATTTCACCAGCACCGGAGCGTGACACCGTGAGCCAGAGCCTTCTGCGGGCCCTCGACCTCCTCGCCGAACTGGCAGCCAAGCCAGCGACACTGGATGAGCTCGCTTCCAGTGCTTCAGTGCACAAGACCACGGTGATGCGCCTCCTGCACGCCCTGGAGGAAAAGCGCTTTGTGGTGCGGGACGAGGAACAGCGGTTCATGCTCGGCTCCAAACTGTTCGAGCTGTCCTCCCTTGCGCTGGAGCAGCGCGACATCCGCAAGGTCGCCCACCCCCATCTGGCCGAATTCAATGGGCGCACGGGGCACACAGTGCACCTGGCCGCCTTCGAAGGAAACCAGGTGGTGTACATCGATAAGTTCGAGTCACACCACCCTGTCCGTATGTACTCGCGCATCGGCCTGACTGCTTCCTTGCACTCAGCCGCTGTATCGAAGGTCCTCCTCGCCGACATGCCGCGCAGCCGGCAGGAAAAGATCGCGGCGGGGCTGGATTACGTGAAAGTTACCGAGAACACCCTGACCTCCCCGGAAGCCTTGCTGGCCGAATTGGAGCAGGTCAGGATCCAAGGCTGGGCGCTCGACAACGCCGAGCACGAAGCGTTCGTGCACTGCATTGCGGCTCCCATCCGCGACGCCAGCGGCGCCGTTGTAGCGGCAGCCTCCTGTTCGGTACCGGTAGTGATGCTCAGCCATGAGGGATTGCTTGAGCTGCTGCCCGACCTCAAAGCCAGCACCGAGGCCATTTCCCGTGACCTCGGCTGGAACAGCCACGAAAGGAACTCAGCATGACTGAAAAGACCGTAGTACTGACCGAAAACGCCCCTGCCCCGGCGCACGTATTCTCGCAGGGAATCAAAAAAGGCGGGTTCTTCCAGGTCTCCGGCCAGGGTCCGATGGATCCGGCCACCAACCAATACATTGGCGAGGGCGACGTCCGTGTCCAGACACGCCGCACCCTGGAAAACGTGAAAGCCATCCTCGAAGCCGGTGGCTCCTCAATGGAAGACGTCCTCATGTTCCGGGTCTACCTCACCACCCGTGACGACTTCTCCGCGATGAATGAAGTCTACGGCGAGTTCATCCGCGAAAACATCCCCAGCGGCGCTCTCCCCAGCCGAACCACCGTGTTCGTCGACCTCCCCCACGAAGTCATGCTGGTAGAAATCGATGCTTTGGCAGTCACCGCCTAAATTTCCGCAGAACCGGCCTCCGGACGAGGGCCGACAGGCCCTCCAAAGGAATATTCAAGATGGGGTGGCGACACATGAAACCAAGTGCCGTCACCCCATTTCTCTCATTGAACAACCGGGAGCGCGCAAGTGATCACTGAAGGTGCAGACGTACCAACCGCGGCGAGTGGAGCGGCGGAGTTCTTCGAAGCCAAACTCGAATTCGAAATAGACGTTATGGACGTCGCGGATGCGCCCCCGGGAACGCTCGTCGTGGTCGACACGCGCCGGCAATCATCCTGGGAGCACGGGCACATACCCGGCGCCGTACACATACCCACCGCCCACGTCGCGTCCCGCGCCCCGGAAATAATCCCGCCCGCGGTTAACGTCGTGGTCTACTCCTGGGGGCCCGGCTGCAACGGCAGCACCCGCGCCGCCCTCGCCTTCGCCAAGCTGGGTTATCGTGTGCGGGAAATGATCGGCGGTATCGAATACTGGATCAGGAACGGACTCCCGGTAGAAACGGTGTACGGAACGAGCTCCGGCAAGCCAGACGGACTCGTAACGGCGCACTCGGAACGACGTAACCACCCCCAAGACTAGTGTTGCGCGCCATCACTAGTCCGGTTTCTCCCGGGCCGAGGTTTGCCAGGCCTGTTAACCGGCTACCGAAAGCAGCGAGAATCGGCAAGCTCGGTCACGAGCGCGAAGACCCCCCTCCCAGCAGTGAGCGAAAAACATGGTCCGTTTCGCCCTTTTCTGACGCCCGACCAAGACGCTCTTAGAGATCAATCTGACATCAACTGACTTCACTAACGCGCTGTTCCACGTCATGGGCTTTTACGGGTTGGCCAGCTCTAGTTTGCTTCGGTCCCTGGTGGGACGATGCCCTCATGGCGGAGGGCAACACTGTGCGGGCAGCGGTGGAAAAGGCGCGTGAGGAGATGCTCTTCATCGGGCCGGACCACCCTTACTACCCTCTTCTGGCCGAGATGGTGACCGCCGTGGAGGCAGCCTGGCAGCAAGGGTATGACGCGCACCGCAATGGCAGGCCGAAATCCAACCCCTACAGTTGGTACCCGGGGAATACACGCTGACAGTCTTCCTCCGGATGGTTTGTGCTGGTTCCTCGTTGTGTGCGCATGTTTTATGGAGCCGGATCGCAGCAGTAAGCGGTTGGGATTGGACGTTCAGGCTGTAAGCAGCGGAGTGCAGGGTGTGGCGGCCGCGTGGGAGTACGGCCGAAGCAATACTGCGCCATCTTGTCGGCTAACCCCTTCAGCGGAGGCGGGAGGGCAACGTCGCAGGTCTTATCGCGGAATCACTGCAACAAGCAGCAGCTTGGTTCCGGACATGGCTTATACGTCCGCTCCCGTAGGACCCGCTGATTCTTGCGGGCTTGAGCGGCGGTGGTGTTCTCGTGGGGAAAATCCCACTTCCTACGTTAGATTCGGGGCGCTGAAGAGGATGTAGTCCGCGGCGGCCGGCCCTGTCATCGCCAGGTTTTTCTTCTCCGGGTCGATGCCCTTCGAAGCCAAGGCCGCCCACAGTGCCTCTTCAGATTCTGAAGGACATCGGCTAAGGGTGCACCAGCTCTCGTAGAGGCCAAAGATTGCCTCTCTGCTCAAGCCTTGCTCGCTGCCTGGATCGGTTGAGGTCGCTTCCCTCAGGAAATCCTCAAAGTGCGTAGCGTTCACCCGTATGCTTTCTGCCGGCCGGGACACGCCCTGACCCGCAGGACCGGGGCGTCAGCACCGGAGCTGCTGAACAGAAGCTATGCCCCCGTTGCGTACCCTGTCCAGCCACAACCAAAGGCCTTAACAAACTCAGCATAGGCTTCCGCTCCCGGCCACCTCGACCGAATACCCCTGAACGACGCTCAGCAACGACAATTTTGAGCACACCGGGAAGGGGTTCCTTTTCTTCGCACAAGATCCTCCGGCGGACCTCACCCACGGTGAAGCCCTTAAGGCGTCATGGCCGCGGTGCAACCGCGCAGATCCTTGCGGGTTGTCAACGGAAATCCCTTGCAAGTTGTTAACAGCAGTGCTAAAAAATCTATATCAGCGGATGAAGATATCCGCCCTTTGTTGATGATCAAGGAGGTATGTGATGTTGATGATGAGCGATCCGTTCCGGCAGCTGGACCGGCTGACCCAGCAGGTGCTGGGCACTGCGGCGCACCCGGCGGCGATGCCCCTGGATGCCTGGCGGGAAGAGAACGAGTTCGTCGTCGCGGTGGACCTGCCGGGCGTGGACGTGAACTCGATCGATCTGGATGTTGAGCGGAACGTCCTGACCATCCGGGCTGAGCGGAAGAACGGCGCCCCGGAAGGTGCTGAGCTGGTGGCCGGTGAGCGGCCGCAGGGTGTCTTTAGCCGGCAGTTGGTGCTCGGTGAGGCGCTGGATGCGGACAACGTGAAGGCCGGGTACGACGCCGGGGTGCTGACCCTGCGGATCCCGGTCGCTCCCAAGGCACAGCCGCGGAAGATTGAGATCACCAGCGGCCAGGATGCCCAGCAGCAGATCAGCGCCTAGCAGCGGCGGCCAGCGCGGTCACGCCCTGCGCGGTTCCCCGGCACCCGTGACCCGGGGAACCGCACCGCCGCCCCCTCCAAGAAAGGAACAAACCGCGGGATAAAGAGAGGATGAGGTCCGCTGATGCCAGTCACACGCAACGTTGCCTGGGACGGGCGTTTGGAGTCCTTCAAAGGCAGGGACACCGCTCAGTACGTGCTCACTGCTGCCTCCATGGCCAGCGCGTGCGCTGCCTGCCGGGCGCCCCTGGACCCCGGCGAGCCGCTCTCCCTGCTGGTTAATGTCACGGAAAGCACCGCCCCGGACGGAACCAATTACGTGACCTTCACCGACTGTGTTTACCACAGCGGCTGCAGCGGACCTGGCCTGAGCGTCCAGCGGAGCCAGTGGGCTCCCAGCGAGCTCACCCCCGTGGCCGCCCGGATGGTCCTGACACAGCTCTCCAGTGACGGGCAGGAACGGCCGGTGCCGGTACTGGCCTACACCCTGGTCCCGGTCGTGGCCTTCCGCGAGGGAGACGGCGACCTGACCTCCGCCCTGGTCTCGGTCCTGCTCTTTCATGGCTTCCAGCTTGCCGTCACCCCTGACTTCGGTGGCATTGTCGGCGACGTGGCAGAAACGGCGGCCAGCTGCACCATGGCCGTGGACCCCGAAGGGCTGATGACCTTCAGCATCGGCGGCAGACTGTTCTTCCGGGACCGGCTCCCCCCCGAGAGCCCGGATGACGCCCTATGGCTGGAGGCCGTGTCCGGCAGCGACCACGTCCTGGTCATCAGCGGGGACAACCTCGTCATCACCAACACAGGTCTGGACACCCGTCACGCCGCCGTGCAAGGCACACTGGTCATCGGCGCGGTCCGCATCCACCGGTAGCACTTTGTCGGTTCGGTGGTAGGCCCAGCTGTTCATCGGGTCGCTTCAGTCCACCACAGCCGGAGTCCACACCGGCCGGCCTTAGACCTGGAGTAGCCTCAGTCCACAAGCGGGGGCGGTCCGAAGAGGAATTCATTGGCGTGGGATACGGCTTTGCGGAATGCGTCATTCCGCAAAGCGACCAGGTGCCCGACATCGTCAGCGGCGGGTTCCAGGAACCCTGTAAAGCCCGGCCGGAGCATCCAGATGTCCCCTGCCGGCGGCAGGTAGAACACCCCGAAGGAACGGTGCTGGCTGTCCTTCTCGTCCGTCCAGATGGGCACCACAGCCAGGGCGGCACCGGTGGCCGGATTGATCCACTGCGCCCGGGGCACCGGTTCCTCATGCGCCTCGGGATCCAGGAACGGTGCAGTGCCCTTGCCCCAGCGCTGTTCGAAGCGCTCGTGGAAGGCCGGGATCAAGTGTGAGTCGTAGCGGCGCCAGTCACTCATAATGGTTTGTCCTCCTCCGGAGTGTGCTTCAGGTGCTCTCAGATCCACGGGCCGCGCTCCCACCGGACCGGCGTGACACGCAGAGGTGGCTCCCGGCGGCGGACCACGCGGACCGGGATCACCTGCGGGTCGCCGCTGCCGCGTTCTTCCCTGCTCCGGTGTTCGTCCCGGGGACGCGGCTCCTGTGCGGCCGCGCCCTGCCGGGCGGGATAACGGCTTTCCCCGGCCTCGGGCGCGGCACGCCTGTTCCGGGCGGCTTGCCGGTCATAGGCGCGGCGGCGCTGCGGGTCCCGGAGCACGGAAAAAGCGTCCATGATGAGCTGCAGTTCCGCCGGCACCGCGTCCGCACCGCCCACATCAGGATGGTGGCGGCGCATCAGGGCCCGGTAGGCGCGCGATCTCCTGTGGCGATGCGCCATGGGAGACGTGCAGCACCGCGTAATGGTCCGGGACAGGTACGGTCATCATGAACACCCCTCAGCCACCCAAAGGGCTGGCGCAGGGCCGTGACAGCGGTTCCGGCGGCAGCCGCCGGTCCCCGGCTCCGGCTGTGGCCCGGGGCCGGGGACCAGGCGGCCGCCCCCGTCACGTGCGCGTCGCAGGGCTATGATGCAATCTGCTGTTGCTGGCCCTTGCTTTCGATCTCGATCTTCCGGGGCTTGGCCTGCTCGGCGACCGGGATGCGCAGTGTCAGCACGCCGGCGTCGTAGCTGGCCTTGATGTTCTCGGTATCCAGGGTGTCGCCGAGAATGAGCTGCCGGCTGAAGACACCGCGCGGCCGCTCGGAAACCACCAGCTCAACATTGGGCTGGGTGGCGTCACGGCGTTCGGCCCGGACAGTCAGGACGTTGCGTTCAACGTTCAGATCGACGGCGTCCGGGGAGATTCCGGGCAGGTCGAACGCCACCACAAATTCCCCGTCTTCCTGCCACGCGTCCATCGGCATGGCGGCCGGACGGGCTGCTGTTCCGAAGACCTGCTGTGTGAGCCGATCCAGCTCACGGAACGGGTCAGTACGGATCAACATCATTTCCCACTCCCTTCAGCATGTAGGTTTCACGGCTACCCACCGCCTGCTATCTGTGACAGTGGATATAGATTTCTTATAGCACCAGTGCCAGACTGGTGCAAGAGGAAAAACCAGCCATTTGACGGGAAAGCCAGATGACAAACCAACGCAGCAACGCCCGCGGCCTGTACGCCATTTCCGTAGTGGCAGAACTGCTGGGAACAGGCCAGCAGAACATCCGCCTCTATGAACGCCGCGGCCTGCTCACCCCGAAGCGGACCGAGGGTGGCACCCGCCAATACAGCGAAGCCGACCTGGCCGTGCTGCGCCGCATCGCTGAACTCCTCGACGAAGGCCTTAACCTCGCCGGCGTGGCCAAGGTACTCGAACTGGAAATGGACAACGCGCGCCTCCGGAGCCAGCTCAAGCGCGCCCGCGCCTCCGCCCGGCAGGACGGCCGCAAGGAATAAGCCAACCAGGCGGAGCTTCAGCGCCCCCCCTGCGGCCGGCGTCGGCCCGCACCCATGTCCTAAACGCACCCCACCGCCCAGGGGGCGTGCCGGCAGGACCGGGGCGGGACTGCCTGTGTCGGTGCCGCAGCTCATTGCCAGGTCCGCCGGACCTTTGGGGGAATCCGCGCCCGGCCAATGCCACGGCAGCTTGCAGCTATGTTGCCCGGAGCGGCGACAAAAATCTCTTGCCAGCACTTTGGTGCCGGTGCTATTAAATCTCTGTCAGCGGATATAGATCTCAGCAGAAGACCAGCGCTGTATCGAAACGGATCTTCGATCAGGGAGGGAACCATGGCGATTCAGTATATGGACGACGGTTTTGCCCCGCATGTGGACCGCGGGCTCGCCACAGCAAGGACCCGGCTTGAACCCAGCCGCCTGGGCCCGGACCAGAACGGGGAAGCCGAGAAGCATTCGCGGTCCATGGTCGAACACATCCTCGCCCTCGAACCCGAACGTGTCCCGGCCGTCACCGCTGAACTGTTCACGGAAGCGATTGCCATCGCCAACGCCGTCCGCCAGGCACAAGGACGGGGGCCCGTCACTTCCTTCCGGGCCAGGGACTTCTGGGAGATCCTCAAAGACCTTATCGACAGCGTCCTCGAACAGTAACCCTATTGAAGGACGCTGCAACCAAATGCGGCTCCAGACAGCGGCTCGCAGGGACAGGACACGTCATCTTGAGCCGAACGCAATTACCCAGAGGGGTGTTTTACGTGGTGAAGATCGCCGTAGTGGTCGGCAGTACCCGCCCAGGGCGCCGAAGCAGGCAAGTGGCGGACTGGGTCATGGCCCGCGCTACCTCCCGGGGAGGAGCCGACTTCGAAATCCTTGACCTGGCCGACTACACCCTGCCGTTGCTGGACGAACCCATGCCGCCCTCCCTGGGCAACTACCAGCATGAGCACACCAAAGCCTGGGCGCAGGCGGTCGCCCGGTTTGACGGGTTCATCTTCGTCACGGCCGAATACAACCACTCCGTGCCCGGCGTCCTGAAAAACGCCTTGGATTATCTTTATGCCGAATGGAACAACAAAGCAGCCGGTTTCGTCTCCTACGGAAGCGCCGGCGGCGTCCGCGCCGCCGAAAACCTGCGCCTGATCGCCGGTGAACTCCAGATGGCCGACGTCCGGGCCCAGGTGGCGCTCTCGTTCGCCACCGACTTCGAAGGCTTTACCGCATTCAAGCCCAGCCAGGCCGCAGAAGAAGCCCTGGAACCACTCCTTGAGCAGCTCATCTCCTGGGCAACAGCGCTGGCGGCAACCCGTAAATGACCTCGCCGTCTTTATCAGCCATTGAGCTGAAAGTGGCCTAGACGGCGTTTCGGCAGCCAGCCCACGGTGATGCACTCGACGCGTAAAATTGGGTCGAGGCCTCGGGGTCTTGCGCGTGCAGCCCACTCTGAAGCAAGGGCGTTACCTCTGGAGAGCAACCAGTGAGAAAGCATTCACGCACTCCTGAAACCGGCGACGACCGGGTCGGAACGCCGCAGCAGCAGGCGGCACTCAAGAGCGGGTGGAACGCCGGTAC is from Arthrobacter sp. QXT-31 and encodes:
- a CDS encoding sugar kinase; translation: MLTPAQAVPLHQATELHCGIGGAESNVAMGLAAMGMDTHWIGRVGRDGFGTRILRELEDHGVGVSGVEVDDFLPTGLYVKVPAQDSDPHGGSSVLYYRQGSAASAMGPAMLGNPAVSSLLDNAALIHLSGITAALSPECLELVETVLTEPRDGGLISFDVNWRAALWAGRDRSVLQRLANLADIVLVGKDEAGNAFGTTDEAELRSMLPDPEVLVIKNEAISAIALTRGDSAGDGTREEVPALSVAVVEPVGAGDSFAAGYLSGMLFGLGQKASLRRGHVAAACTLTVHGDRGPLPDAAQLSSILNSADEDWTAIHVEDGQFHQHRSVTP
- a CDS encoding IclR family transcriptional regulator, with translation MSQSLLRALDLLAELAAKPATLDELASSASVHKTTVMRLLHALEEKRFVVRDEEQRFMLGSKLFELSSLALEQRDIRKVAHPHLAEFNGRTGHTVHLAAFEGNQVVYIDKFESHHPVRMYSRIGLTASLHSAAVSKVLLADMPRSRQEKIAAGLDYVKVTENTLTSPEALLAELEQVRIQGWALDNAEHEAFVHCIAAPIRDASGAVVAAASCSVPVVMLSHEGLLELLPDLKASTEAISRDLGWNSHERNSA
- a CDS encoding RidA family protein, giving the protein MTEKTVVLTENAPAPAHVFSQGIKKGGFFQVSGQGPMDPATNQYIGEGDVRVQTRRTLENVKAILEAGGSSMEDVLMFRVYLTTRDDFSAMNEVYGEFIRENIPSGALPSRTTVFVDLPHEVMLVEIDALAVTA
- a CDS encoding rhodanese-like domain-containing protein — encoded protein: MITEGADVPTAASGAAEFFEAKLEFEIDVMDVADAPPGTLVVVDTRRQSSWEHGHIPGAVHIPTAHVASRAPEIIPPAVNVVVYSWGPGCNGSTRAALAFAKLGYRVREMIGGIEYWIRNGLPVETVYGTSSGKPDGLVTAHSERRNHPQD
- a CDS encoding Hsp20/alpha crystallin family protein, encoding MLMMSDPFRQLDRLTQQVLGTAAHPAAMPLDAWREENEFVVAVDLPGVDVNSIDLDVERNVLTIRAERKNGAPEGAELVAGERPQGVFSRQLVLGEALDADNVKAGYDAGVLTLRIPVAPKAQPRKIEITSGQDAQQQISA
- a CDS encoding J domain-containing protein is translated as MAHRHRRSRAYRALMRRHHPDVGGADAVPAELQLIMDAFSVLRDPQRRRAYDRQAARNRRAAPEAGESRYPARQGAAAQEPRPRDEHRSREERGSGDPQVIPVRVVRRREPPLRVTPVRWERGPWI
- a CDS encoding Hsp20/alpha crystallin family protein, yielding MLIRTDPFRELDRLTQQVFGTAARPAAMPMDAWQEDGEFVVAFDLPGISPDAVDLNVERNVLTVRAERRDATQPNVELVVSERPRGVFSRQLILGDTLDTENIKASYDAGVLTLRIPVAEQAKPRKIEIESKGQQQQIAS
- a CDS encoding MerR family transcriptional regulator, with product MTNQRSNARGLYAISVVAELLGTGQQNIRLYERRGLLTPKRTEGGTRQYSEADLAVLRRIAELLDEGLNLAGVAKVLELEMDNARLRSQLKRARASARQDGRKE
- a CDS encoding NADPH-dependent FMN reductase; the protein is MKIAVVVGSTRPGRRSRQVADWVMARATSRGGADFEILDLADYTLPLLDEPMPPSLGNYQHEHTKAWAQAVARFDGFIFVTAEYNHSVPGVLKNALDYLYAEWNNKAAGFVSYGSAGGVRAAENLRLIAGELQMADVRAQVALSFATDFEGFTAFKPSQAAEEALEPLLEQLISWATALAATRK